In Rutidosis leptorrhynchoides isolate AG116_Rl617_1_P2 chromosome 2, CSIRO_AGI_Rlap_v1, whole genome shotgun sequence, one genomic interval encodes:
- the LOC139888515 gene encoding nuclear transcription factor Y subunit C-3-like — translation MRQAGMYSGILSGGGISGRTGPHLLPLARIKKIMKKSSVDVKMISGEAPLVFSKACELFIEELTKRSWNMTIHGKRRTLHKEDVASAVATTDVFDFLIDLVHPNGNDVNEDDHVPEN, via the coding sequence ATGAGGCAGGCTGGGATGTATTCTGGTATTTTATCGGGAGGAGGAATATCGGGGCGAACTGGGCCCCATTTGTTGCCATTGGCAAGGATCAAGAAGATTATGAAGAAATCAAGTGTAGATGTGAAGATGATATCAGGAGAAGCACCACTTGTTTTTTCAAAAGCTTGTGAGCTTTTTATTGAAGAGCTGACTAAAAGATCATGGAATATGACAATTCATGGCAAGAGAAGAACTTTACACAAAGAAGATGTTGCATCTGCCGTTGCAACGACTGATGTTTTCGATTTTTTAATCGACTTGGTTCATCCTAATGGCAATGATGTCAATGAAGATGATCATGTCCCTGAAAACTAA